The following proteins are co-located in the Methylomonas sp. 11b genome:
- a CDS encoding response regulator transcription factor, producing the protein MNTQPCVFVVDDDDAVRDSLGLVFETAGLAYQTFASAECFLERYCPDQPGCLVLDVNMPGLDGHELQAELIRRQIHLPIIFLTAYGDIPMTVRAMKAGAVDFLTKPVSTDLLLDRVQAALQIEIITHAETMKGQALCNRLSGLTSRELEIMGMVVAGLTNKEIARRLGISHRTVEIHRAKVMEKTGATNLLELARIYEACRL; encoded by the coding sequence ATGAATACTCAGCCCTGCGTATTCGTGGTGGACGACGATGATGCGGTCCGCGATAGTCTGGGTTTGGTATTTGAAACCGCGGGCCTCGCGTATCAAACATTTGCCAGCGCCGAATGCTTTCTGGAACGCTATTGCCCGGACCAGCCCGGCTGTCTGGTGCTGGACGTCAACATGCCGGGACTGGATGGTCACGAGCTGCAAGCCGAACTGATCCGCCGCCAGATCCACCTCCCCATTATTTTCCTGACCGCCTATGGCGACATACCGATGACAGTGCGCGCGATGAAGGCGGGAGCTGTTGATTTTCTCACCAAGCCGGTCAGTACCGATCTGTTGCTCGACAGGGTACAGGCAGCGCTACAGATTGAAATCATCACTCACGCAGAGACCATGAAAGGACAAGCGCTGTGTAATCGGCTAAGCGGTCTGACTTCACGTGAACTGGAGATTATGGGGATGGTGGTGGCCGGTCTAACCAACAAAGAAATAGCCCGGCGCTTGGGCATTAGTCACCGTACGGTTGAAATCCACCGCGCCAAAGTGATGGAGAAAACCGGCGCGACGAATCTGCTGGAACTCGCCCGGATCTATGAGGCCTGCCGACTGTGA
- a CDS encoding glycine zipper family protein: MTQKYLPTMLVLATLTSGCASMSGWHPIIDPRLDQQPETAQRDMVECKSLAEQASDITKEIGMGAGVGAVTGAAGGAAVGAIAGSAATGAAGGAILAIPAGLWEGYKANEGFKRAFKTCMRQRGHTLVN, from the coding sequence ATGACACAAAAATATTTACCCACTATGTTGGTACTTGCCACATTAACCAGCGGCTGCGCATCCATGAGTGGTTGGCATCCGATCATCGATCCGCGCTTGGACCAACAGCCGGAAACCGCGCAACGCGACATGGTCGAGTGCAAGTCGCTGGCGGAACAAGCGTCGGATATCACCAAAGAAATCGGTATGGGCGCGGGCGTCGGTGCGGTTACCGGTGCTGCGGGTGGCGCGGCAGTCGGTGCGATAGCCGGCAGCGCCGCAACCGGTGCCGCCGGTGGCGCTATATTGGCTATTCCTGCAGGATTGTGGGAAGGGTACAAAGCCAACGAGGGCTTTAAACGGGCATTTAAAACCTGCATGCGTCAACGCGGTCATACGCTGGTTAACTAA
- a CDS encoding Crp/Fnr family transcriptional regulator: protein MSEMDQPRQNQLLAMLPEANYAHVSKLLERVEMRCGDVLCEPDESLRYVYFPVTGVIAKLYFTENGASSELALIGNEGMLGISLFMGGESMPHQAVVVIPGYAYRLRRSLFEEEIERIGGQRSGALHGMLLRYTQALITHMTQIAACNRHHSIDQQFSRWLLMILDRQSGSEIAITQQSIATLLGVRREGITEAAGKLQQAGVIRYCRGHISVLERAGLEAQSCECYQVIKNEFARLVAISANLSPLSKPITAITSYGHVKDLRKRYAFG from the coding sequence ATGAGTGAAATGGACCAGCCAAGACAAAACCAGCTACTCGCCATGCTGCCCGAAGCCAATTACGCGCACGTTTCAAAACTACTGGAACGGGTTGAAATGCGTTGTGGCGATGTGCTCTGTGAACCGGATGAATCACTGCGTTATGTCTATTTTCCCGTCACCGGCGTGATAGCCAAGCTTTACTTTACTGAGAATGGCGCCTCCAGCGAACTGGCCTTGATCGGCAACGAAGGCATGCTGGGCATTTCGCTGTTCATGGGTGGGGAATCCATGCCGCATCAAGCTGTCGTGGTCATACCGGGCTATGCCTATCGTTTGCGCAGGAGTCTATTTGAGGAGGAAATTGAACGGATAGGCGGACAGCGTAGCGGCGCGTTACATGGCATGTTACTCCGCTATACCCAGGCATTGATTACGCATATGACGCAGATAGCCGCCTGCAACCGGCACCATTCAATTGATCAACAATTCTCGCGCTGGCTGTTGATGATTCTGGACCGGCAGAGTGGGAGCGAGATAGCGATAACGCAACAATCCATCGCCACCCTGTTGGGCGTACGCCGCGAAGGTATCACCGAGGCTGCCGGGAAATTACAGCAAGCCGGGGTGATTCGGTATTGCCGTGGGCATATCAGCGTACTGGAGCGCGCCGGCCTGGAAGCGCAAAGTTGCGAGTGTTACCAGGTCATCAAAAACGAGTTTGCTCGGCTAGTGGCTATTAGCGCTAATCTGTCACCGCTGTCCAAACCTATTACTGCAATAACGTCTTATGGACATGTCAAAGATCTCAGGAAGCGCTACGCGTTTGGCTGA
- a CDS encoding helix-turn-helix transcriptional regulator, producing MLEKSIGQSAAILNSDFIAIAIIKDRHIVWANAAMHRIFAYEPDELINQATRNLFLDQDSYEAFGREAYAAIAEGSTYTGIIPQKRKDGSTGWYEFNISSFGDCSDVAVGAIVDRTASYQGLQKLEVSESRYRSVVEDQTEVISRFLPDGAFLFVNDVFCRVFGKVADELIGHRWHPAAHPDDIPMIEARLSEMSPDHPVVTIENRVYVAGGELRWMQFINRGFYDIGGILKEIQSVGRDITVQREALTSLQASEERYRTLVETTSVVTWFCPANGLQVAPQPAWMAFTGQTAEEMLGAGWAKVVHPDDVEAAAALWKSAVERGEPFLNVHRIRRHDGVWRWMNVRAVPVRDRQGRILEWMGMGQDVTEQKQAEMALAESEEQLEMALAASGLVLWDWHIPERKVTTGNRWFELLGYNKEELGDNEDDWMDLVNPKDLEHFKQKISAHLQGETVSFESEHRLRHKDGHWVSVEARGRVTLRDRQNNPLRMVGTILDISQRKRLNEEGVDLLKRIESLIRESSSPLTSKAENVKAAESLTKRQRQILGMIATGMTSAEIGRQLHLATPTVISHRRNLMANLGLHSTAEVTRFAIDHGLITTK from the coding sequence ATGCTCGAAAAATCAATTGGTCAATCAGCCGCAATCCTGAATAGTGATTTCATCGCCATCGCGATAATTAAGGATAGGCACATCGTTTGGGCCAACGCGGCCATGCATCGTATTTTTGCTTACGAGCCGGATGAACTAATTAACCAGGCTACCCGAAACCTGTTTCTTGACCAGGACAGCTATGAGGCATTCGGGCGTGAGGCTTACGCTGCTATTGCGGAGGGCAGCACCTATACCGGCATCATCCCGCAGAAGCGCAAGGATGGCTCGACGGGTTGGTATGAATTCAATATTTCAAGTTTTGGGGATTGCTCTGATGTGGCCGTGGGGGCAATCGTCGATAGAACCGCAAGCTATCAAGGTCTTCAAAAACTAGAAGTGAGCGAGTCCCGCTATCGGTCAGTCGTGGAAGATCAGACCGAGGTTATCAGTCGGTTCCTGCCTGACGGAGCCTTTCTGTTCGTCAATGATGTTTTTTGTCGGGTTTTTGGCAAAGTCGCCGACGAGTTGATTGGTCATCGCTGGCATCCGGCAGCCCATCCCGACGATATTCCCATGATCGAGGCCAGGCTAAGCGAGATGTCGCCGGACCACCCCGTCGTCACCATCGAGAACAGGGTGTATGTCGCTGGGGGCGAACTGCGCTGGATGCAATTCATCAATCGAGGATTCTACGATATTGGCGGCATACTCAAGGAAATTCAGTCGGTTGGTCGTGACATTACGGTCCAGCGCGAAGCCTTGACCAGTTTGCAGGCCAGCGAGGAACGCTACCGAACGTTGGTGGAAACAACCAGTGTCGTGACATGGTTCTGCCCTGCCAATGGTCTTCAGGTTGCCCCCCAACCGGCGTGGATGGCATTCACCGGCCAGACAGCGGAAGAAATGCTCGGCGCGGGGTGGGCCAAGGTCGTGCATCCCGACGATGTCGAAGCGGCTGCGGCGCTCTGGAAATCCGCAGTCGAGCGCGGCGAACCGTTCTTGAACGTACACCGCATTCGCCGCCATGATGGCGTATGGCGCTGGATGAACGTGCGTGCGGTGCCGGTTCGCGATAGACAAGGCCGCATTCTCGAATGGATGGGCATGGGCCAGGATGTTACCGAGCAAAAGCAGGCCGAAATGGCGCTGGCAGAAAGCGAGGAACAACTCGAAATGGCGCTGGCGGCATCGGGATTGGTTTTATGGGATTGGCATATTCCTGAACGTAAAGTCACAACAGGCAATCGCTGGTTCGAATTACTCGGCTACAACAAGGAGGAGTTGGGCGACAACGAAGACGACTGGATGGATTTGGTCAATCCCAAGGACCTTGAACACTTCAAACAGAAAATCTCAGCGCATTTGCAGGGTGAAACCGTCAGCTTCGAAAGCGAACACCGGTTGAGGCACAAGGATGGCCATTGGGTATCGGTCGAAGCAAGAGGCAGGGTTACCCTTCGGGACAGGCAAAATAACCCGCTACGCATGGTCGGCACGATATTGGATATTAGCCAACGCAAGCGCCTGAATGAAGAAGGTGTGGACTTGCTGAAGCGGATTGAATCGCTCATACGCGAAAGTTCATCGCCTTTAACCTCTAAGGCAGAAAACGTTAAAGCAGCCGAAAGTCTGACCAAGCGGCAGCGGCAGATTCTCGGGATGATTGCTACGGGAATGACCTCTGCCGAAATCGGAAGACAGCTACACCTAGCCACGCCAACGGTCATCTCGCACCGCAGGAACCTGATGGCAAATCTAGGCCTGCACAGCACGGCCGAAGTCACGCGCTTTGCCATCGATCACGGTCTGATTACTACCAAGTAG
- a CDS encoding YkgJ family cysteine cluster protein, whose translation MNTLTQLQTDINTRVKTIRDGQPDWLCRQGCDSCCRRLAAVPKITEEEWRCLQEGLKDLPPEQLQEVGRAIAALAGQTSRPIICPLLDQAKGACLVYAHRPVACRTYGFYVQRDQGLYCKDIESLVTDGALNEVVWGNHDGIDHRLLALGESRELPEWFADWSLADLK comes from the coding sequence ATGAATACCCTCACCCAGCTCCAGACAGATATCAATACGCGCGTAAAAACCATCCGCGACGGCCAACCCGATTGGCTATGCCGCCAGGGTTGCGATAGCTGTTGCCGACGGCTTGCCGCAGTACCCAAAATCACCGAGGAGGAATGGCGTTGCCTGCAAGAAGGCCTAAAGGACTTACCTCCGGAGCAACTTCAGGAAGTCGGCCGGGCGATAGCCGCACTGGCCGGCCAGACGTCGCGCCCGATCATCTGCCCGCTGCTGGACCAGGCGAAAGGCGCCTGTCTGGTCTATGCCCACCGCCCAGTGGCTTGCCGAACTTACGGCTTCTATGTCCAGCGCGACCAGGGGCTTTACTGCAAGGATATCGAATCGCTCGTTACCGATGGCGCGCTGAACGAAGTAGTGTGGGGCAATCATGACGGCATCGATCATCGACTACTCGCTCTAGGCGAGTCGCGCGAATTGCCGGAGTGGTTTGCGGATTGGTCTCTAGCAGACTTGAAATAA
- a CDS encoding PAS domain S-box protein, producing the protein MQELQVRQIELETQNQSLLQAQHTLQQSRDRFQHLYDFAPLAYLTLSPDHIISAINFTATTLLAVECQNVIGRDFSSLIADQSRDFWQRRLLQIQQSSENQSCELHMLRGDNTAFPARLDCLMVTDPADQPELRITLTDLTRQTQAESSVQAQSPTLCAALIQSARDAIVCIDAKYRIVLFNPAAGNLFGCRADQAIGDAIEHFIPAGFPAIYSAPKSGDASDHQANELRTVTGVRASGEEFPMEAVISEIDTGGQTLYSLILRDADGRSLLQAGRHLQDQLSKVAASVPGVICSFRLAADGSASMPYASQALESLYGLAPEAVAEDFSPVFARVHPDDIKLINETISESARSLEPWRDTFRYQHPSKGEIWIEGHSMPMREQGGSILWHGYLQDITARKQAESVYRDQDRELQLIMDATPALIAYLDVDFRYVRVNATYERWFGISPEQVIGRTVPDILGVAAWDIVRPYLERALAGEQVSFDQQIPYGNGKPRWVHATYIPNADETGRRKGIVVHVIDIEERKQSEQKIALLNQRLQRRVEEMQVIYNTVPIGLAIAGDKSGQHIRGNRANEQMLGLPPTSELSLSSGNPPAITVLQNGYPLAVEDLPIQRACRGEVVTDETLDIVRPDGKVITVVSNASPLLDDKGQPRGAVGAFLDITPLKVADDALRRSEAFVRCILNSLPAHVAVLDDSGLVTTVNAPWDCFAMENGGSSSQLSEGANYLEVCRRSSAAGDRDAQKALTGLESLIAGHQSEFMMEYPCRTALGELWFMMHAKRITQGFQGMIITHVDITELKRTHAELRHTETRLALIIDEVNAGYWDWDLVSQTLFLSPEWKRQIGFDDHEMLNRWEEWESRLHPDDRAWVLASTEDYLAGHQSAYELEFRLRHKNGSYRWIHARGSLLHDKNNRPYRLLGINFDITDYKLTRELSERRNRMEQSFRVSLATQTIAAIAHELNQPLAAISSYADVALRLYQSEKPDAQKLKHVLEACVQQAQRAGEVIRQLFSHLNKTETVGERVDINFLVTEACAFVKNDRTLDTFNIELDLAVDLPQTTVNALQIQKVLVNLISNGLEAMQEHGKLSEVLRVTTGRYADDPDMAIVCVCDSGKGLADAIALKTLFQPFYSTKPAGLGMGLAISRALIQAHGGNMWAERNVGDGLSLFFTLPFAK; encoded by the coding sequence TTGCAAGAACTGCAAGTGCGTCAGATTGAATTAGAGACCCAAAATCAATCGCTGCTTCAGGCCCAACATACACTTCAGCAGTCGCGAGACCGCTTCCAGCATCTTTACGATTTCGCCCCGCTCGCCTACCTCACACTCAGCCCGGACCATATAATATCCGCCATAAACTTTACAGCCACCACGTTGCTGGCTGTTGAGTGCCAAAACGTAATTGGCCGTGATTTTTCAAGCTTGATTGCCGATCAGAGCCGCGATTTTTGGCAAAGGCGTTTATTGCAGATTCAGCAAAGCAGCGAAAATCAATCTTGCGAATTGCACATGCTGCGTGGCGACAACACTGCATTTCCTGCCAGACTCGACTGCCTAATGGTCACCGATCCCGCCGACCAGCCGGAACTGCGCATTACCCTCACCGACCTCACTCGACAAACACAAGCAGAATCATCGGTGCAGGCGCAAAGCCCGACGCTGTGCGCGGCGCTTATACAATCGGCGCGGGATGCAATCGTCTGCATCGACGCAAAATACCGTATCGTATTATTCAATCCCGCAGCCGGTAACCTGTTCGGCTGCCGCGCGGATCAAGCCATTGGCGACGCTATCGAACACTTTATTCCGGCTGGTTTTCCGGCCATTTATTCAGCGCCGAAATCGGGAGACGCTAGCGATCATCAGGCGAACGAACTTCGCACAGTGACCGGCGTGCGCGCTAGCGGCGAAGAATTTCCGATGGAAGCCGTCATTTCCGAGATAGACACTGGCGGGCAAACCTTGTATTCCCTCATTCTGCGCGATGCGGACGGGCGCAGCCTCCTGCAAGCCGGACGTCATTTGCAGGATCAACTGTCCAAAGTGGCGGCTTCCGTACCCGGCGTTATTTGTTCGTTCCGTTTGGCTGCGGATGGTTCAGCCAGCATGCCTTATGCCAGTCAGGCGCTTGAATCCCTGTACGGACTGGCTCCCGAAGCGGTGGCCGAGGACTTTAGTCCGGTATTTGCCAGAGTTCATCCCGACGACATCAAACTTATCAACGAAACCATCAGCGAATCGGCGCGCAGCCTTGAACCTTGGCGCGACACCTTCCGCTACCAACATCCCAGTAAAGGCGAAATCTGGATAGAAGGGCATTCCATGCCGATGCGGGAACAGGGCGGCAGCATTTTATGGCATGGCTATCTTCAAGATATTACCGCGCGAAAACAGGCTGAATCGGTATACCGCGATCAGGATAGGGAACTGCAACTGATCATGGATGCCACGCCGGCGCTGATCGCCTATTTGGATGTCGATTTTCGCTATGTGCGCGTGAATGCGACTTACGAACGCTGGTTCGGCATCTCTCCGGAACAGGTTATCGGCCGCACCGTGCCGGATATTTTGGGTGTCGCGGCGTGGGACATCGTCCGCCCGTATCTGGAACGGGCATTAGCAGGCGAGCAGGTGAGCTTTGATCAACAAATTCCCTATGGCAACGGCAAACCCCGCTGGGTGCATGCGACCTATATTCCTAATGCTGATGAAACAGGACGGCGGAAAGGTATTGTGGTGCATGTGATCGACATCGAAGAGCGCAAACAGTCCGAGCAGAAAATTGCCCTATTGAACCAACGCTTGCAGCGCCGCGTGGAGGAAATGCAGGTTATTTACAACACGGTACCCATTGGACTCGCCATCGCCGGCGACAAAAGCGGGCAACATATCCGCGGAAATCGGGCTAATGAGCAAATGTTAGGCTTACCCCCTACCTCGGAACTATCGCTGTCCAGCGGGAACCCGCCGGCCATCACGGTATTACAAAACGGCTATCCGTTGGCCGTCGAGGATCTGCCGATCCAGCGTGCTTGCCGGGGAGAAGTGGTGACCGACGAGACTCTGGATATAGTCCGCCCGGACGGCAAAGTCATTACCGTGGTGTCTAATGCATCGCCATTGCTGGACGATAAGGGTCAACCGCGCGGGGCCGTTGGGGCATTTTTGGACATTACTCCGCTCAAAGTAGCTGATGACGCCCTGCGCCGCAGCGAGGCTTTCGTACGCTGTATTCTGAATTCGCTGCCCGCGCATGTGGCAGTGCTGGATGATAGCGGCTTGGTGACTACAGTCAACGCGCCTTGGGATTGCTTTGCTATGGAGAACGGCGGTTCGTCCAGTCAATTGTCGGAAGGCGCCAATTACCTTGAGGTTTGCCGTCGTTCGTCGGCGGCAGGCGACCGGGACGCGCAGAAGGCTTTGACCGGTCTTGAAAGCCTGATAGCGGGGCATCAGTCGGAATTTATGATGGAATATCCGTGTCGGACCGCGCTTGGCGAGCTATGGTTTATGATGCATGCCAAACGTATTACCCAAGGTTTCCAGGGCATGATTATTACCCATGTAGACATTACCGAACTGAAGCGCACCCACGCGGAATTGCGGCATACCGAGACCCGTCTGGCGCTGATCATCGACGAAGTGAACGCCGGTTATTGGGACTGGGACTTAGTGTCGCAAACCTTATTTCTCTCGCCGGAATGGAAACGGCAAATCGGTTTTGACGACCATGAGATGCTGAACCGCTGGGAAGAATGGGAATCTCGATTGCATCCGGATGATCGGGCATGGGTCTTGGCAAGCACCGAAGACTATCTCGCCGGCCATCAGTCGGCTTACGAACTGGAATTCCGCTTGCGGCACAAGAATGGCTCGTATCGCTGGATCCATGCGCGCGGCAGCTTATTGCACGACAAAAATAACCGGCCTTATCGACTGCTGGGCATCAATTTCGACATCACCGACTACAAATTGACCCGGGAATTGAGCGAACGCCGAAATCGGATGGAACAGTCATTTCGGGTATCGCTGGCGACACAGACGATAGCGGCGATTGCTCACGAACTTAACCAACCCCTGGCCGCCATTTCCTCGTATGCCGATGTGGCGTTGCGCCTATACCAATCAGAAAAACCGGATGCGCAAAAACTCAAGCACGTGTTGGAAGCCTGCGTGCAACAAGCTCAGCGTGCCGGCGAAGTCATACGGCAGCTATTCAGCCATTTGAATAAAACCGAGACCGTCGGCGAACGGGTCGATATTAACTTTTTAGTGACAGAAGCCTGCGCATTTGTAAAAAACGACAGAACCTTAGACACGTTTAACATAGAACTGGACCTTGCTGTCGATTTACCGCAGACGACGGTCAATGCACTGCAAATTCAAAAGGTGCTGGTCAATCTGATCAGCAATGGTCTGGAAGCGATGCAGGAACACGGCAAGCTGTCCGAGGTATTGCGCGTAACCACCGGCCGATACGCCGATGATCCTGACATGGCAATAGTTTGTGTTTGTGACAGCGGTAAAGGCTTGGCGGATGCCATTGCCCTGAAAACCCTGTTTCAACCTTTTTACTCGACTAAACCCGCGGGCCTGGGAATGGGCTTGGCCATCAGCCGTGCCTTGATTCAAGCCCATGGCGGCAATATGTGGGCGGAGCGGAATGTCGGCGACGGTCTGAGTCTGTTCTTTACCTTACCGTTTGCAAAATGA
- a CDS encoding diguanylate cyclase domain-containing protein yields the protein MNTASARANSCLLVMDYDPANRMANKHSLAAFQDHDSVFCEEEPSHHDLKLAEDRQPERSRWDRQSPDMLDAGYIANQAETVKQPNVSNLIQAALDDATLLAGKSHHCTSVADAESPTEVCRMQHEQQMLVEKTEALEQLREAEAKYRSLVEQMPVITYIASLETPVKLLYVSPQISQLGYTQQDWLDDPQGLLKQVHPDDLAVTVEAYAYTYEHHAPLRCEYRLRNHDGHHRWFLDEANVVRNEAGDSLFLQGVLVDITKDKETEQELSYYRQRLEELVFKRTEQLEKQCAILKSANASLDATLVKLKHANTEARNSERRFRLLLDSAGEGIVGLDANGRCSFVNRAALQMLGYSEEDALGQDIITMLADDLTLALEALRSPDLARDIAGQRSVASFKRKDGGSFPVEYSFYPVALDGFVDSVVLVFWDMSASHTKIRSLAYHASHDPLTGLVNRTAFEQRVTRVLASARPGYFQHALCYIDLDHFKQVNDTCGHAAGDELLRRISAVLSSKLRQRDTLARLGGDEFALLLEHTTLDQARNIAHELCDSLRNFKFNWGDTEFTVSASIGVAAVTCSVRDVDEFLNNADSACYRAKEKGRNQVHVFLPDNVERLNQFGQWKA from the coding sequence ATGAACACTGCATCAGCCAGAGCCAATAGCTGCTTACTAGTTATGGACTACGATCCTGCCAATCGGATGGCTAACAAACATTCCTTAGCGGCGTTTCAAGATCACGATTCGGTATTTTGCGAGGAAGAACCCAGTCATCACGATCTCAAACTCGCTGAAGACCGTCAGCCCGAACGATCGCGCTGGGACCGGCAATCGCCGGATATGCTGGACGCCGGCTATATCGCCAATCAAGCGGAAACGGTCAAGCAGCCCAATGTTTCGAACCTGATACAGGCAGCATTGGATGATGCGACATTATTAGCGGGAAAATCTCACCACTGCACTAGTGTCGCGGACGCCGAATCGCCCACTGAAGTTTGCCGAATGCAGCATGAACAACAAATGCTTGTGGAGAAGACCGAAGCCCTGGAGCAATTGCGTGAGGCGGAAGCTAAGTACCGGAGCTTGGTAGAACAAATGCCGGTCATCACCTATATCGCATCGCTGGAAACGCCGGTAAAGCTGTTATATGTCAGCCCGCAAATTTCTCAATTGGGCTATACCCAGCAAGATTGGCTTGATGATCCGCAAGGTTTGCTTAAGCAGGTGCATCCGGACGATCTGGCCGTGACCGTGGAAGCCTACGCCTATACCTATGAACATCATGCGCCTTTGCGATGCGAATACCGATTACGCAATCACGACGGACACCATCGCTGGTTTCTGGACGAAGCCAATGTGGTGCGAAATGAAGCTGGCGATAGTTTGTTTTTGCAGGGTGTCCTGGTTGATATTACCAAAGACAAGGAAACCGAGCAGGAACTGAGCTATTACCGGCAACGCCTGGAGGAACTGGTATTCAAGCGCACTGAGCAACTGGAAAAACAATGCGCCATCCTCAAGTCCGCCAATGCCAGCCTTGACGCCACCTTAGTTAAGCTCAAACACGCCAATACCGAGGCGCGCAACAGCGAGAGGCGCTTTCGCTTACTGCTGGATTCGGCCGGCGAAGGTATTGTCGGATTGGATGCGAATGGTCGTTGCAGCTTCGTTAACCGGGCCGCGTTGCAGATGTTGGGTTATTCCGAAGAAGACGCTCTGGGGCAAGACATAATCACCATGCTAGCTGACGATTTAACACTAGCCCTGGAAGCTCTCAGGTCGCCAGACCTTGCCCGCGATATAGCCGGTCAGCGCAGTGTCGCCAGTTTTAAGCGCAAGGATGGCGGTTCATTTCCGGTCGAATATTCGTTTTATCCGGTCGCGCTGGATGGATTCGTCGACAGCGTGGTACTGGTGTTTTGGGACATGTCCGCATCTCATACCAAAATTCGGAGTTTGGCCTATCACGCCAGCCACGATCCTTTGACTGGACTAGTCAATCGGACAGCCTTCGAACAACGGGTGACCAGAGTATTGGCCAGTGCCCGCCCCGGCTATTTTCAACACGCGCTTTGTTATATCGACCTGGATCATTTCAAGCAGGTTAACGATACCTGCGGACACGCAGCCGGGGACGAATTATTGCGCAGAATAAGTGCCGTTTTGTCCTCCAAACTGCGGCAACGCGACACTCTGGCCCGGCTGGGCGGTGACGAGTTCGCGTTGTTGCTGGAACACACCACGCTTGACCAGGCACGCAATATCGCCCATGAACTGTGCGATAGCCTGCGCAATTTCAAATTTAACTGGGGGGATACCGAATTTACCGTTAGCGCCAGTATCGGAGTAGCCGCGGTGACCTGTAGTGTTCGAGATGTCGATGAGTTTTTAAATAACGCCGATAGCGCGTGCTACCGAGCCAAAGAAAAAGGCCGTAATCAGGTACATGTGTTTTTACCCGACAATGTCGAGCGCCTCAATCAATTCGGTCAATGGAAAGCTTAA